From a single Nicotiana tomentosiformis chromosome 2, ASM39032v3, whole genome shotgun sequence genomic region:
- the LOC138905650 gene encoding uncharacterized protein, which produces MHALPFPQKLYREKLDKQFERFLDMLTKVNVNLPFIDVLSQIPAYAKFFKEILTKRRKIEETSVVKLTEKLEKEIEEIRSIPISLQLADQTTITPEGIVEDVLVRVDKFLFPVDFIVVNMEENKEVPLILGRPVLGTGRAILDIHDRKLILRVGEETVTFEMNVATKLKKEKPTASVEWKVKSLKEKAPVIEKDKCGVYPKKAEKKLSKWMCALVRAHGMEPDFDSDPD; this is translated from the exons ATGCATGCTCTACCTTTTCCTCAAAAGctctatagagaaaagctggacaagcagtttgagagatttctagacaTGCTAACAAAGGTTAATGTAAACCTGCCATTCATTGATGTTCTCTCACAAATTCCAGCTTATGCAAAGTTCTttaaggagatccttacaaagagaaggaagatagaagagacctcagtggtcaagctcacaga gaaactggagaaaGAGATTGAAGAGATAAGGTCGAttccaatatctttgcagctggcagaccaaacgactataACACCCGAGGGGATAGTAGAAGATGTTTTGGTGCGGGTGGATAAGTTtttatttcctgtagatttcatagtggtgaatatggaggagaacaaagaggtccccctcatccttgGAAGACCAGTTTTAGGAACGGGTAGAGCTATTCTtgatatacatgatagaaaactcattcttagagtgggtgaagagactgtgacttttgagatgaatgtagcaacCAAATTGAAAAAGGAGAAGCcaactgcaagtgttgagtggaaggtgaagagtttaAAAGAGAAGGCTCCAGTGATTGAGAAAGACAAGTGTGGGGTGTatcccaagaaggctgagaagaagctatccaagtggatgtgtgcactagttcgggcgcatggaatggagcccgacttcgactcagaccccgactaa